A part of Bacteroidales bacterium genomic DNA contains:
- the cysC gene encoding adenylyl-sulfate kinase has protein sequence MTNSLLPPHGGCGLINRIIPELERENLAHRAKNYNVYKISDADLSVFYRMADGALSPLTGPMNSDEFHQVLDEEAIERNGKKYAWSIPLGFPIHKADANKLSKGETVRVENEKGEFVGTLEITDIYPFDKEKYNNTVYGTNRNDHPGARIFNEDPRDYLLGGLIWAFPQPQNPSFGQYMLNPEETRNLFRERGWERIVAFQTRNALHRAHEYAMVYAAEQLTRQGYFTGTVLNPLVGATKSDDIPADVRMRTYEALIEGRWIGYGDKDEELWQNRGYDLDDEMLMIGLDMKMFYAGPKEAVMHSIYRQNYGFTNIVIGRKHADAPFDDGTPIWGDFDAHHKFDELNGKLEIEPVKVGFAAFFKELNRVGLISEFQPKGYQSVSISGKEVRNKLKKGEDVDERILRKPVGDILKAYLTSKDEEGNASEKKKSTNVVWHDTVITKEAREKKNGHKGVVLWLTGLSGCGKSTVATELEKTLFEMGTNVFILDGDNVRHGLNGDLGFSPEDREENIRRIGEVAHLFAEAGVIAITSFISPYRKDRDRARNLNEKGDFIEVHVTAPLSICEERDPKGLYKKARNGTIPEFTGISAPYEEPENPEITIETDKLNVQESVDKIIGYFKEKGILF, from the coding sequence ATGACGAACAGTCTTTTACCTCCTCACGGGGGGTGTGGTTTAATAAACCGGATCATCCCCGAACTGGAAAGGGAAAATCTTGCCCATAGGGCAAAAAACTACAATGTATATAAGATCAGTGATGCTGATCTTTCTGTTTTTTACAGAATGGCTGACGGGGCTTTATCTCCGCTTACCGGCCCCATGAACAGCGATGAATTCCATCAGGTTCTGGATGAAGAAGCAATTGAAAGGAACGGAAAAAAATACGCGTGGAGCATTCCTCTGGGTTTCCCGATTCATAAGGCAGATGCGAATAAACTGAGTAAAGGGGAAACGGTGAGGGTGGAAAATGAGAAGGGTGAATTTGTGGGAACCCTGGAGATAACCGATATTTATCCATTTGATAAAGAAAAATATAACAATACGGTTTACGGAACCAATCGCAACGACCATCCGGGCGCCCGTATTTTCAATGAAGATCCGAGGGATTATCTTCTCGGAGGCCTTATATGGGCTTTCCCGCAACCCCAAAATCCCAGTTTTGGTCAATATATGCTTAATCCTGAAGAAACCCGGAATCTTTTTCGCGAAAGGGGTTGGGAAAGGATTGTTGCTTTCCAGACACGCAATGCCCTCCATCGTGCCCATGAATATGCCATGGTTTATGCAGCGGAACAGCTTACCCGCCAGGGATACTTTACCGGCACTGTGTTGAACCCGCTCGTAGGGGCCACCAAATCAGATGATATTCCGGCCGATGTGCGCATGCGTACCTATGAAGCCCTTATTGAAGGCCGGTGGATCGGATATGGCGATAAAGATGAAGAACTGTGGCAGAATAGAGGCTACGACCTTGATGATGAGATGCTGATGATTGGTCTTGATATGAAGATGTTTTATGCCGGTCCGAAAGAAGCGGTAATGCATTCCATTTACCGGCAAAATTACGGCTTCACCAACATTGTGATCGGCCGGAAGCATGCCGATGCCCCCTTTGACGACGGAACACCCATCTGGGGAGATTTCGATGCCCACCATAAGTTCGATGAGTTGAATGGCAAGCTGGAGATCGAACCTGTAAAAGTGGGATTTGCAGCCTTCTTCAAAGAATTAAACAGGGTAGGCCTGATCAGTGAATTCCAGCCCAAAGGCTATCAGTCGGTCTCCATTAGCGGAAAAGAAGTGAGGAATAAGCTGAAGAAAGGTGAAGATGTGGACGAACGGATACTCAGAAAGCCAGTGGGCGATATACTGAAAGCCTACCTGACCTCAAAGGATGAAGAAGGAAACGCATCGGAAAAGAAGAAGAGCACCAACGTGGTGTGGCACGATACGGTGATCACCAAGGAGGCGCGGGAGAAGAAGAACGGCCACAAAGGGGTGGTGCTTTGGCTGACCGGATTATCCGGGTGCGGAAAGTCCACCGTTGCCACAGAACTGGAGAAGACGCTCTTTGAAATGGGCACCAACGTGTTCATCCTGGACGGCGACAACGTACGCCACGGGCTGAACGGTGATCTCGGCTTCTCACCCGAAGACCGTGAGGAGAACATTCGCAGGATAGGGGAGGTGGCCCATCTGTTTGCCGAAGCAGGTGTGATTGCCATCACTTCGTTCATTTCACCCTACCGTAAAGACCGGGACAGGGCCCGAAACCTGAATGAAAAGGGCGACTTTATTGAAGTACATGTTACGGCTCCTCTTTCCATCTGTGAGGAAAGAGATCCAAAAGGACTGTATAAGAAAGCAAGAAACGGCACAATCCCTGAATTTACAGGAATCTCTGCTCCGTATGAAGAGCCGGAAAATCCCGAAATTACCATCGAAACGGATAAACTGAATGTTCAGGAATCGGTGGACAAGATTATCGGTTATTTTAAAGAGAAAGGGATTTTGTTCTGA